The Corynebacterium qintianiae genome has a window encoding:
- a CDS encoding MFS transporter, producing MPEKYDTSGAAPRIPRTIWVLTSAAFIIALGYGFIAPILPQFTASFGVSLAAAGAVVSVFAAARLIGAPGAGILVDKLGSRPVYIAGLLIVAVSTFLVAFAQAYWHVFALRFIAGFGSTMFTLSAQALIVRAAPPTIRGRASAVYASAFLLGNIVGPIIGALLASLGFRIPFAVYGIGVGIAALTVWVFTSTPRGRAALPPKLPPMRFADAITLPTYQSLLTSGFANGWANFGARVAVLPLFAASVFANGAAASGLALTAFAIGTAVTLQFSGRLADQIGRKPLIIAGLAATTVFTGSLGLATSLWSLLLMSVLAGVGGGLMNPAQQATLADTVGNERSGGKALSAFQMTMDAGQICAPLVVGTLAELYGFGVAFASCGAVTLLALIVWLLRGQETRTPDKETA from the coding sequence ATGCCTGAAAAATACGACACGTCCGGGGCTGCGCCTCGCATCCCGCGGACAATCTGGGTTCTCACCTCGGCGGCGTTCATCATTGCCCTCGGATACGGGTTTATCGCGCCCATCCTGCCGCAGTTCACTGCCAGCTTCGGCGTGTCCTTGGCCGCCGCGGGCGCCGTGGTCTCCGTCTTCGCGGCCGCGCGTCTCATCGGCGCACCCGGGGCCGGCATCTTGGTGGACAAGCTCGGTTCAAGGCCCGTTTACATCGCGGGTTTGCTGATTGTCGCAGTTTCCACCTTTCTCGTCGCGTTCGCGCAGGCGTACTGGCACGTCTTCGCGTTGCGCTTCATCGCTGGCTTCGGATCGACAATGTTTACGCTGTCTGCTCAGGCGCTCATCGTGCGGGCGGCACCCCCGACGATCCGTGGCCGCGCTAGCGCTGTCTACGCTTCCGCCTTCCTGTTGGGGAACATCGTGGGTCCGATTATCGGGGCTCTGCTGGCGTCGCTAGGCTTCCGCATCCCGTTCGCGGTCTATGGCATCGGCGTGGGGATCGCAGCGCTGACGGTGTGGGTGTTTACTTCCACCCCGCGCGGGCGCGCGGCGCTCCCGCCGAAACTCCCGCCGATGCGCTTCGCTGACGCGATCACCCTGCCCACCTATCAGAGCCTGCTTACCTCCGGGTTTGCCAACGGCTGGGCCAACTTCGGCGCGCGCGTGGCGGTGCTGCCACTGTTCGCGGCCAGTGTGTTCGCCAACGGTGCCGCCGCATCGGGTCTCGCGCTGACCGCCTTCGCCATCGGCACCGCCGTGACCCTCCAGTTCTCTGGACGCCTCGCCGACCAGATCGGGCGCAAGCCGCTTATCATCGCCGGTCTTGCTGCCACGACCGTGTTCACCGGTTCCCTCGGGTTGGCCACCAGCCTGTGGTCGCTGCTGCTCATGTCCGTGCTCGCGGGCGTCGGCGGCGGCCTGATGAACCCGGCGCAACAGGCCACGCTGGCGGACACCGTCGGCAACGAGCGCTCCGGCGGCAAGGCGCTCTCGGCCTTCCAGATGACGATGGATGCGGGCCAGATCTGTGCGCCCCTCGTCGTTGGTACGCTTGCGGAACTCTACGGCTTCGGCGTCGCGTTCGCCTCCTGCGGTGCCGTGACGCTGCTGGCGTTGATCGTGTGGCTGCTCCGCGGCCAGGAAACCCGCACACCCGACAAGGAGACGGCATGA
- a CDS encoding ABC transporter ATP-binding protein produces the protein MTDPASAKRGPSLLRRALAANRAAASLAFGTAFLAAFAQVALPALTGRAIDVATGTVPGSVPAIAWAMVGLALVTYALSWVRRWTSGLLSTNSQRWVRTSLLRTLHRLDGPGQDDIVTGQIVSRSISDLNQFHMVLGSAPMFFTRALQLAATVAVMFSMDVRLTALSLALMPLILWEANRSRTALYAATWVNQQTTADLASHVEQTVSGVRVVKAFGREDREIDRLDELGRRLYAVKMRSAKLTARFQPVLSQLPKVALVITIVAGGLIAVSGAITIGAFVAFTAYLTSMSSLMSMLTNQYVRLQMGMSSVDRLDQVLTLAPVRAEPVNPRPAPGGPVGISFDDVHFATGGHDVLRGFTLTAAAGETVAVIGPAGAGKSMAVQLAGAFYSPDAGSISLIDASSNRTDYASLRTSSIREKVTCVFDEAFLFSSSIRDNIAMGTNATDAEVREAARLARADEFIDKLADGYATLVGERGLTLSGGQRQRVALARALLSRPAVMVLDDATSAIDAENEATILGNLRSRLRGVTVIAVAHRQSTVDHADRVVIVDRGRVIADGPRDEIIATDAYRALMDPDPLPDAFGPEVAAEPTQADLWPEVEHVKREHIPTGGTGRGRSIAATPELLARVEKLPAATESPGLCDAKLLELRRPTSTFKVSNLFKAVRWLIAATVVLLIVGVLADLALPTLIRSAIDRGIAPGNPDALWTVGALALGVVVVAWAAEVLMTVFSSRSGERLLYGLRLRSYAHLQQLGLSYFERNLSGRIMTRMTTDIDTLSSFLQTGLAQAIVAVGTLIGVTVMLVATDGQLTLVALLAVPVIVAATVVFRILSKRYYHEARTQISHVNGEFAELIGGIRISQTHLAEPSAEAGFARESETYRRYRMRSVNLLALYFPGMQAISQVMTAVIIGVGAGRVESGDLSVGVLVAFTMYLSQLYGPIQQLGQTFDAWQQATVSFTRITDLLATRTTVPDTGIDPGARDAARGPLAFDGVSFSYAPEADKPATVLKNVDLTLEPGRTVALVGPTGAGKSTVIKLLARFYDPTEGVVRASTSDIARFPLSEWRRALAQVPQESYLFPGTVADNIAYGADAAAGTDVAAAVENAVRRIGALGVIATIPGGFNHAVGERGRGLSSGQRQIIALARAEMLEPDVVLLDEATATLDPATERAVLDAAEHTTSGRTSVIVAHRLATARRADRILVVSEGRIIEDGSHDQLLQAGGQYARMWAVHR, from the coding sequence GTGACTGATCCGGCGTCCGCGAAGCGCGGGCCTTCCCTTCTCCGGCGCGCGCTGGCTGCCAACCGAGCCGCCGCGTCCCTCGCCTTCGGCACCGCGTTTCTCGCCGCGTTCGCCCAGGTGGCGCTACCGGCCCTGACCGGCCGCGCCATCGACGTCGCCACGGGCACCGTGCCAGGCTCGGTTCCCGCCATCGCCTGGGCCATGGTCGGCCTGGCGCTGGTGACCTACGCCCTGAGCTGGGTCCGGCGCTGGACGTCGGGCCTGTTGTCCACCAACTCCCAGCGCTGGGTGCGCACCAGTCTGCTGAGAACCCTGCACCGCCTCGACGGCCCGGGCCAGGACGACATCGTCACCGGGCAAATCGTGTCGCGCTCCATCTCGGACCTCAACCAGTTCCACATGGTCCTCGGCTCCGCGCCGATGTTTTTCACCCGGGCCCTGCAGCTCGCCGCGACTGTCGCGGTCATGTTTTCGATGGACGTGCGCCTCACCGCACTCTCCCTGGCGCTCATGCCGCTAATCCTGTGGGAGGCGAACCGCTCGCGCACCGCTCTCTACGCTGCCACGTGGGTGAATCAGCAGACCACGGCCGACCTAGCCAGCCACGTCGAACAAACAGTCTCGGGTGTGCGCGTGGTCAAGGCGTTCGGCCGCGAGGACCGCGAGATCGACCGCCTCGACGAACTCGGCCGGCGGCTTTACGCCGTGAAGATGCGCTCCGCCAAACTCACCGCCCGCTTCCAGCCGGTGCTCTCCCAACTGCCCAAGGTTGCCCTGGTGATCACCATTGTCGCCGGCGGTCTCATCGCGGTCTCCGGCGCAATCACCATCGGCGCGTTCGTGGCGTTCACCGCGTATTTGACGTCCATGTCCTCGCTGATGTCGATGCTGACCAACCAGTACGTGCGCCTGCAGATGGGGATGAGCTCCGTCGACCGCCTCGACCAGGTGCTCACCCTCGCTCCCGTGCGCGCCGAGCCGGTGAATCCACGGCCCGCACCGGGCGGCCCAGTCGGCATCTCCTTCGATGACGTCCACTTTGCTACCGGCGGCCACGACGTCCTGCGCGGTTTCACACTCACCGCCGCTGCCGGCGAAACCGTCGCCGTCATCGGGCCCGCCGGCGCAGGCAAATCTATGGCGGTCCAGCTTGCGGGAGCTTTCTACAGCCCGGATGCAGGGAGCATCTCGCTTATCGACGCCTCCTCCAACCGCACCGATTACGCCTCGCTGCGTACCTCCTCGATCCGCGAGAAAGTCACCTGCGTCTTTGACGAGGCGTTCTTGTTCTCCTCCTCCATCCGCGACAACATCGCCATGGGCACGAACGCCACCGACGCTGAGGTGCGCGAGGCCGCCCGCCTGGCTCGCGCCGACGAGTTCATCGACAAACTCGCCGACGGCTACGCCACCCTTGTCGGTGAGCGGGGGCTTACCCTCTCAGGCGGCCAGCGCCAGCGCGTTGCACTCGCCCGCGCCCTGCTGTCGCGCCCCGCGGTGATGGTGCTCGACGACGCCACCAGCGCCATCGACGCCGAGAACGAGGCCACAATCCTGGGCAATCTGCGCTCCCGCCTCCGCGGCGTGACGGTAATCGCCGTGGCGCACCGGCAGTCCACTGTGGATCACGCCGACCGAGTCGTCATCGTCGACCGCGGCCGGGTCATAGCTGACGGCCCGCGCGACGAGATCATCGCCACCGATGCGTACCGGGCACTGATGGACCCGGACCCACTGCCCGACGCTTTCGGGCCGGAGGTCGCGGCCGAGCCGACACAGGCTGATCTGTGGCCGGAGGTCGAGCACGTCAAGCGCGAGCACATCCCCACCGGCGGGACGGGCCGCGGCCGCTCTATCGCCGCCACCCCGGAACTGTTGGCGCGGGTGGAGAAACTCCCCGCCGCCACCGAGTCCCCCGGTTTGTGCGACGCGAAACTTCTCGAGCTGCGCCGTCCCACCAGCACGTTCAAAGTATCCAACCTGTTCAAGGCCGTGCGCTGGCTCATCGCGGCCACCGTCGTACTGCTCATCGTGGGCGTGCTTGCCGACCTCGCCCTGCCCACACTCATCCGCAGTGCGATCGATCGAGGCATCGCCCCCGGCAACCCTGACGCCCTGTGGACCGTCGGAGCCCTCGCGCTCGGCGTTGTCGTCGTTGCGTGGGCGGCCGAGGTACTCATGACTGTGTTCAGCTCCCGCTCCGGCGAGCGCCTCCTCTACGGCCTGCGCCTGCGCAGCTACGCCCATCTGCAACAGCTGGGTTTAAGTTACTTCGAGCGCAACCTGTCGGGGCGCATCATGACGCGCATGACCACCGACATCGACACACTCTCCTCCTTCCTGCAGACCGGCCTGGCGCAGGCAATCGTCGCCGTGGGCACTCTCATCGGCGTCACGGTCATGCTGGTGGCCACCGACGGCCAGCTCACCCTAGTCGCACTCCTAGCCGTGCCCGTCATCGTCGCCGCCACCGTGGTGTTCCGCATCCTGTCCAAGCGCTACTACCACGAGGCCCGCACCCAGATTTCCCACGTAAACGGCGAGTTTGCCGAGCTGATCGGCGGCATCCGCATCTCCCAGACCCACCTCGCGGAGCCCTCTGCCGAAGCGGGGTTCGCGCGCGAATCCGAGACCTACCGTCGCTACCGCATGCGCTCGGTGAACCTGCTCGCGCTCTACTTCCCCGGCATGCAGGCCATCTCCCAGGTGATGACGGCCGTCATCATCGGCGTCGGTGCCGGACGCGTGGAAAGCGGGGACCTCTCCGTCGGCGTGCTCGTCGCCTTCACCATGTATTTGAGCCAGCTCTACGGCCCGATCCAACAGCTAGGCCAGACGTTCGACGCTTGGCAGCAGGCAACAGTGAGCTTCACCCGCATCACCGACCTCCTAGCTACCCGCACCACTGTGCCGGACACCGGAATCGACCCGGGGGCGCGCGACGCCGCTCGCGGCCCGCTTGCGTTCGACGGCGTCTCATTCTCGTACGCCCCGGAGGCGGACAAACCCGCCACGGTGCTCAAGAACGTTGACCTCACGCTCGAGCCGGGGCGCACTGTCGCGCTCGTGGGACCCACCGGAGCGGGCAAGTCAACCGTGATCAAGCTGTTGGCCCGTTTCTATGATCCCACCGAGGGCGTCGTGCGGGCGTCGACAAGCGATATCGCGCGTTTCCCGCTGAGCGAATGGCGCCGGGCGCTGGCCCAGGTGCCGCAGGAGTCGTACCTATTTCCCGGCACCGTCGCCGACAACATCGCCTACGGCGCCGACGCAGCGGCCGGCACCGACGTCGCGGCCGCGGTCGAGAACGCGGTGCGCCGCATCGGCGCCCTCGGGGTCATCGCCACCATCCCCGGCGGCTTCAACCACGCCGTCGGCGAGCGCGGCCGGGGGCTGAGCTCCGGGCAGCGCCAAATCATCGCACTCGCGCGCGCCGAAATGCTCGAGCCCGACGTCGTGCTTCTCGACGAAGCTACGGCAACGCTCGACCCCGCCACCGAGCGCGCCGTCCTCGACGCGGCCGAGCACACCACCTCCGGGCGCACCTCCGTCATCGTCGCCCACCGTCTGGCTACGGCGCGCCGGGCCGACCGAATACTCGTTGTCAGTGAAGGACGTATCATAGAGGACGGTTCCCACGATCAACTCCTGCAAGCTGGGGGACAGTACGCCCGTATGTGGGCTGTCCACCGCTAA
- a CDS encoding carboxylesterase/lipase family protein, whose protein sequence is MEQAESVVVPTAAGAVRGVVDGVTGARTWRGVPFGDSTAGPQRFRAPRPATPWVGVRETAEYAPPAMQRTFGFKDVVVGTEDCLTLDIVRPDTDDVLPVVAYFHGGTFVTGASHERVLQGHHLSQATDVVYVSVNFRLGVLGYLDVRSVGQDCAANPGLLDQILALRWIQQNIGFFGGDPDSVTIMGESAGGAAVIHLMCAPAARGLFHRAIAQSPPSASVHSRVQAAMWVRKLIDGMGMSRDATLADLRGVDAEELVRVGHSMLLTGKEVVQFNTAFMPTVDGTTLPGHPIDVFEAGDQAAVPLIIGTNSDEASFAKAMYQTTRSRQRAARRALDNFDADNAHLVMEAYGYAGGRADFAELIADAVFWAPSVMLATAHRRAAPTWMYRFDYASAAMRLLGLGAIHSADLVAVFGDPFATRMSRFDRFGSRSGFDEVSRAMQAHWGSFFHTGQPGQEWPVYGFRRDDGPGRATAVFGQDVVVEYDPKSAQRLAWEGFDMREWGNNREDLMESLAEFFGFDLPDSDDE, encoded by the coding sequence ATGGAGCAGGCTGAGAGCGTGGTTGTGCCCACCGCGGCTGGCGCGGTCCGGGGAGTGGTGGACGGCGTCACCGGAGCACGAACGTGGCGCGGCGTGCCTTTCGGAGACTCCACGGCGGGCCCCCAGCGATTCCGCGCGCCGCGCCCAGCCACACCTTGGGTGGGTGTCCGCGAGACCGCCGAGTACGCCCCGCCGGCGATGCAGCGCACGTTCGGCTTCAAGGATGTCGTAGTCGGTACCGAGGACTGCCTCACTCTCGACATTGTGCGCCCAGACACCGACGACGTGCTGCCCGTGGTGGCGTATTTCCACGGCGGCACGTTCGTCACCGGCGCCTCTCACGAGCGGGTGCTCCAGGGCCACCACCTCTCCCAGGCCACGGACGTGGTGTACGTGTCGGTCAACTTTCGCCTGGGCGTGCTCGGTTACCTCGACGTGCGCTCGGTAGGTCAGGACTGCGCGGCGAACCCGGGGCTGCTGGACCAGATCCTCGCTCTGCGCTGGATCCAGCAGAACATCGGTTTCTTCGGCGGGGATCCGGATTCAGTGACCATCATGGGTGAATCAGCCGGCGGAGCGGCGGTGATCCACCTCATGTGCGCACCGGCGGCGCGCGGGTTGTTCCACCGGGCCATCGCGCAGTCGCCGCCGTCGGCAAGCGTGCACTCGCGCGTCCAAGCCGCGATGTGGGTGCGCAAGCTTATCGACGGCATGGGAATGTCCCGGGACGCCACCCTCGCGGACTTGCGCGGGGTAGACGCCGAGGAGCTTGTGAGGGTCGGGCACTCAATGCTGCTGACCGGCAAGGAAGTGGTGCAGTTCAATACCGCGTTCATGCCCACCGTGGACGGCACGACACTGCCCGGCCACCCAATCGACGTGTTCGAGGCCGGGGACCAGGCGGCGGTGCCCCTCATTATCGGCACGAACTCCGACGAAGCCAGTTTTGCCAAGGCGATGTACCAGACCACGAGATCGCGCCAGCGCGCCGCGCGCCGGGCACTCGATAATTTTGACGCGGACAACGCGCACCTGGTGATGGAGGCGTACGGCTACGCGGGCGGCCGCGCAGACTTTGCCGAGTTGATCGCCGACGCGGTGTTCTGGGCGCCGTCGGTGATGCTGGCTACGGCGCACCGGCGCGCGGCGCCGACGTGGATGTACCGCTTCGACTACGCCTCGGCGGCGATGCGGCTGCTGGGTTTGGGTGCGATCCACTCGGCTGACCTCGTGGCCGTGTTCGGGGACCCGTTTGCCACGCGCATGTCCCGTTTCGACCGTTTCGGTTCCCGCAGCGGTTTCGACGAGGTCAGCCGAGCAATGCAGGCGCACTGGGGGAGCTTTTTCCATACGGGTCAGCCGGGGCAGGAGTGGCCGGTGTACGGGTTCCGCCGCGACGACGGCCCGGGTCGGGCCACCGCAGTGTTCGGGCAGGACGTGGTGGTGGAGTACGACCCGAAAAGCGCCCAGCGTCTCGCCTGGGAGGGTTTCGACATGCGGGAGTGGGGCAATAACAGGGAGGACCTGATGGAGTCGCTGGCGGAGTTTTTCGGGTTCGACTTGCCCGACAGTGACGACGAGTAA
- a CDS encoding multifunctional oxoglutarate decarboxylase/oxoglutarate dehydrogenase thiamine pyrophosphate-binding subunit/dihydrolipoyllysine-residue succinyltransferase subunit, which translates to MSSDSTFGQNDWLVDEMYQQYQENPNSVDPEWRELFERNGAPKTAKGAKNVSPAPGNAQAGDAPVTREKTDPKVAKSTGAPSQDGRETKVDEAAAKVAAKPAKVLPKPKQSPLDKIAGVAVEPGEKQLKGIYKTIAKNMDESLSLPTATSVRDMPVKLMFENRALVNDHLKRTRGGKISFTHIIGYAIVKAAQLHPGMNVNYKVEGGKPFVVQPEHINLGLAIDLPQKDGTRALVVASIKECEKLSFDKFVDGYEDIVVRARDNKLKMDDFQGVTIQLTNPGGIGTRHSIPRLTTGVGTIVGVGAMDYPAEFAGASEDRLAELGVGKLVTLTSTYDHRVVQGAESGEFLRTISQLLIDDTFWDEIFAAMGIPYSPLRWAQDLPNSGINKDTRVMQLIEAYRSRGHLIADTNPLRWEQPGLPKPDSRDLQMETHGLTLWDLDRTFHVGGFGGKETMTLREVLSRLRAAYTLHVGAEYTHILDRDEREWLRDRIEAGMPKPTSAEQKYILQKLNAAEAFENFLQTKYLGQKRFSLEGAETLIPLMDAVIDTAAGQGLEEVVIGMPHRGRLNVLFNIVGKPVSTIFNEFEGNMQSAQQGGSGDVKYHLGFEGEHIQMFGDGEIKVSLAANPSHLEAVDPVMVGIARAKDDALRHSQGRTDHPIVPLMLHGDASFAGLGIVQETLNLSKLPGYTVGGTVHIVVNNQIGFTTTPDSGRSTYYATDLAKGFDCPVFHVNGDDPEAAAWVAQLATEYRREFGKDVFIDLICYRLRGHNEADDPTVTQPLMYEQIQSHPSVRTRYTKDLIGRGDITAEEADIAAQDFHEQLDSVFSDVKANEGKPSEQTGITESQELTLGLDTNITEETFARLADAYANLPEEFTANKRLNSVIKKRGTSLAEGDIDWGWGELLAFGSLAEEGKFVRLAGEDSQRGTFTQRHAVLYDPETGESFNPLDNNAVEADNGGRFGVYNSALTEYAGLGFEYGYTIGNKAAVVAWEAQFGDFANGGQTIIDEYIASGETKWGQLSGLISLLPHGYEGQGPDHSSARIERFLQLVAEGSMTIAQPSTPANHFHLLRRQALGDMKRPLVVFTPKSMLRNKAAVSQPADFIEVDRFQSVIDDPFFVARGNEKVEGADHSKVKTILLCSGKIYWELDKRRQKDKRDDVAIVRIEMLHPIPFNRLSDAFANYPNAKQVRFVQDEPANQGPWPFYNEHLRNFVEDMPEMVRVSRRSQSTTATGVAKVHQQEEKQLIDEAFAD; encoded by the coding sequence GTGAGCAGCGACAGTACTTTCGGGCAAAACGACTGGCTGGTCGACGAGATGTACCAGCAGTATCAGGAGAACCCCAACTCCGTGGACCCGGAGTGGCGGGAGCTCTTTGAGCGCAACGGTGCACCGAAGACCGCCAAGGGGGCGAAGAACGTCTCCCCCGCTCCGGGCAATGCCCAGGCCGGCGACGCCCCGGTGACCCGCGAGAAGACGGACCCGAAGGTGGCCAAGTCCACGGGCGCCCCGAGCCAGGACGGCCGCGAGACCAAGGTCGACGAGGCCGCCGCAAAGGTCGCAGCCAAGCCCGCCAAGGTGCTTCCCAAGCCGAAGCAGTCCCCGCTGGACAAGATCGCCGGTGTCGCCGTTGAGCCGGGCGAGAAGCAGCTCAAGGGCATTTACAAGACCATCGCCAAGAACATGGACGAGTCTCTGTCGCTGCCCACCGCAACCTCGGTGCGCGACATGCCCGTTAAGCTCATGTTCGAGAACCGCGCCCTGGTCAACGACCATCTCAAGCGCACCCGCGGCGGCAAGATCTCGTTCACCCACATCATCGGCTACGCCATCGTCAAGGCCGCGCAACTGCACCCGGGCATGAACGTGAATTACAAGGTCGAGGGCGGAAAGCCCTTCGTGGTCCAGCCCGAGCACATCAACCTCGGCCTCGCCATCGACCTCCCGCAGAAGGACGGCACGCGCGCCCTCGTCGTCGCCTCCATCAAGGAGTGCGAGAAGCTCTCCTTTGACAAGTTCGTCGACGGCTACGAAGACATCGTCGTCCGCGCCCGCGACAACAAGCTGAAGATGGACGATTTCCAGGGGGTGACGATCCAGCTGACCAACCCAGGCGGCATCGGCACCCGCCACTCCATCCCGCGCCTGACCACCGGAGTGGGCACCATCGTCGGCGTCGGGGCCATGGACTACCCGGCCGAGTTTGCGGGCGCCTCCGAGGACCGCCTCGCCGAGCTTGGCGTGGGCAAGCTCGTCACCCTGACCTCCACCTACGACCACCGCGTGGTTCAGGGTGCTGAGTCGGGCGAGTTCCTGCGCACCATCTCCCAGCTGCTTATTGACGACACTTTCTGGGACGAGATTTTCGCCGCAATGGGCATCCCCTACTCGCCGCTGCGCTGGGCTCAGGACCTGCCGAACTCCGGCATCAATAAGGACACCCGCGTCATGCAGCTCATCGAGGCGTACCGCTCCCGCGGCCACCTCATCGCGGACACCAACCCGCTGCGCTGGGAGCAGCCGGGCCTACCGAAGCCGGACTCCCGCGACCTGCAGATGGAGACCCACGGTCTGACCCTGTGGGACCTCGACCGCACCTTCCACGTCGGAGGGTTCGGCGGCAAGGAAACCATGACTCTGCGCGAGGTTCTTTCCCGCCTGCGTGCCGCGTACACCCTGCACGTCGGCGCTGAGTACACCCACATCCTCGACCGCGACGAGCGCGAGTGGCTGCGCGACCGCATCGAGGCCGGCATGCCGAAGCCGACCAGCGCCGAGCAGAAGTACATCCTGCAGAAGCTCAACGCCGCGGAGGCCTTCGAGAACTTCCTGCAGACCAAATACCTGGGCCAGAAGCGCTTCTCCCTCGAGGGTGCCGAGACCTTGATTCCGCTGATGGACGCCGTCATCGACACCGCGGCTGGCCAGGGCCTGGAAGAAGTTGTCATCGGCATGCCGCACCGCGGGCGCCTCAACGTGCTTTTCAACATCGTGGGCAAGCCCGTTTCCACCATCTTCAACGAGTTTGAAGGCAACATGCAGTCCGCCCAGCAGGGTGGCTCCGGTGACGTGAAGTACCACCTCGGTTTCGAAGGCGAGCACATCCAAATGTTCGGTGACGGTGAGATCAAGGTCTCCCTGGCCGCCAACCCGTCCCACCTCGAAGCCGTCGACCCCGTCATGGTCGGCATCGCCCGCGCGAAGGACGACGCGCTGCGCCACTCCCAGGGCCGCACCGACCACCCGATCGTCCCGCTCATGTTGCACGGCGACGCATCCTTCGCCGGCCTCGGCATCGTGCAGGAGACTCTGAACCTGTCGAAGCTGCCGGGTTACACCGTCGGCGGCACCGTCCACATCGTGGTGAACAACCAGATCGGATTCACCACCACCCCGGACTCGGGCCGTTCCACGTACTACGCCACCGACCTGGCAAAGGGCTTCGACTGCCCGGTGTTCCACGTCAACGGAGATGACCCCGAGGCCGCCGCCTGGGTCGCGCAGCTGGCCACCGAGTACCGCCGCGAGTTTGGCAAGGACGTCTTCATCGACCTCATCTGCTACCGCCTGCGCGGCCACAACGAGGCGGATGACCCGACCGTGACCCAGCCGCTCATGTACGAGCAGATCCAGTCCCACCCGTCGGTACGCACCCGCTACACCAAGGATCTCATCGGCCGCGGTGACATCACCGCGGAGGAGGCTGACATCGCCGCCCAGGACTTCCACGAGCAGCTTGATTCGGTGTTCTCCGACGTCAAGGCGAACGAGGGCAAGCCGAGCGAGCAGACCGGCATCACCGAGTCCCAGGAGCTCACCCTCGGCCTCGACACCAACATCACCGAGGAGACCTTCGCCCGGCTGGCTGACGCGTACGCCAACCTGCCGGAGGAGTTCACAGCGAACAAGCGCCTCAACTCCGTGATCAAGAAGCGTGGCACCTCGCTCGCTGAGGGTGACATCGACTGGGGCTGGGGTGAACTCCTCGCCTTCGGTTCTCTGGCCGAGGAGGGCAAGTTTGTCCGCCTCGCTGGCGAGGACTCCCAGCGCGGTACCTTCACCCAGCGCCACGCGGTTCTCTACGACCCCGAGACCGGTGAGAGCTTCAACCCGCTGGACAACAACGCGGTCGAGGCGGACAACGGCGGCCGCTTCGGCGTCTACAACTCGGCCCTGACCGAGTACGCGGGTCTCGGCTTCGAGTACGGCTACACCATCGGCAACAAGGCCGCCGTGGTCGCGTGGGAGGCCCAGTTCGGCGACTTCGCCAACGGCGGCCAGACCATCATCGACGAGTACATCGCCTCCGGTGAGACGAAGTGGGGCCAGCTCTCCGGCCTGATTTCGCTGCTCCCGCACGGTTACGAGGGCCAGGGCCCGGACCACTCTTCCGCCCGCATCGAGCGCTTCCTGCAGCTCGTCGCGGAGGGTTCGATGACCATCGCCCAGCCGTCCACCCCGGCGAACCACTTCCATCTGCTGCGCCGCCAGGCTCTCGGTGACATGAAGCGACCCCTGGTCGTGTTCACGCCGAAGTCGATGCTGCGCAACAAGGCGGCTGTGTCCCAACCTGCTGACTTCATCGAGGTCGACCGCTTCCAGTCCGTCATTGACGACCCGTTCTTCGTCGCCCGCGGCAACGAGAAGGTCGAAGGCGCCGACCACTCCAAGGTGAAGACGATCCTGCTCTGCTCGGGCAAGATCTACTGGGAGCTGGACAAGCGCCGCCAGAAGGACAAGCGTGACGACGTCGCGATCGTCCGCATCGAGATGCTGCACCCGATCCCGTTCAACCGGCTGTCCGACGCGTTCGCCAACTACCCGAACGCCAAGCAGGTCCGCTTCGTGCAGGACGAGCCGGCAAACCAGGGCCCGTGGCCGTTCTACAACGAGCACCTGCGCAACTTTGTCGAAGACATGCCGGAGATGGTCCGCGTCTCGCGTCGCTCCCAGTCCACCACTGCCACCGGCGTGGCGAAGGTGCACCAGCAGGAGGAGAAGCAGCTTATCGACGAAGCCTTCGCCGACTAA